Proteins from a genomic interval of Marmota flaviventris isolate mMarFla1 chromosome 8, mMarFla1.hap1, whole genome shotgun sequence:
- the Gpr15 gene encoding G-protein coupled receptor 15 isoform X2 codes for MIVTYVTKVCFKSCVFTILPSSSKTVFLTGVLGNLILIGALYFKRGSRRLIDIFIINLAASDFIFLVTLPLWVDKEASLGLWRTGSFLCKGSSYMISVNMHCSVFLLTCMSVDRYLAIMCPAISRKFRRRDCAYGVCTCVWLVSCLLGLPTVLSRELTLIDGKPYCAEKRATSEKLTWALVALIFTFFVPLLSIVTCYCCITRKLCVHYQQSGKHNKKLRKSIKIIFIVVTAFVFSWLPFNTFKLLAIISGLQPKLHFSSALLQRGMEVSGPLAFANSCVNPVIYYVFDSYIRRAVVRCLCPCLKNYDFGSSTETSDSHLTKALSNLIHTEDFVRRRKRSVSL; via the exons ATGATTGTGACCTATGTAACTAAGGTCTGCTTTAAGTCCTGTGTTTTCACTATTTTACCATCCTCCTCCAAAA CTGTGTTCCTGACTGGAGTATTGGGGAACCTCATCCTGATTGGTGCATTGTATTTCAAACGTGGCAGCCGACGATTAATTGACATCTTTATCATCAACCTGGCTGCCTCTGACTTCATTTTCCTTGTCACATTGCCTCTCTGGGTGGATAAGGAAGCATCTCTAGGACTGTGGAGGACAGGCTCCTTCCTGTGCAAAGGAAGCTCCTACATGATCTCAGTCAACATGCACTGCAGTGTCTTCTTGCTCACTTGTATGAGTGTTGACCGGTACCTGGCCATCATGTGTCCAGCCATATCCAGGAAATTCAGAAGAAGAGACTGTGCATATGGAGTCTGTACCTGTGTCTGGCTTGTCTCCTGCCTTCTGGGGTTACCGACTGTTTTGTCCAGGGAGCTCACATTGATTGATGGTAAGCCATACTGTGCTGAGAAGAGGGCTACTTCAGAAAAATTGACATGGGCCCTGGTAGCCttaatattcactttttttgTCCCCTTGCTGAGCATTGTGACCTGCTACTGTTGCATCACAAGAAAGCTGTGTGTCCATTACCAGCAATCAGGAAAGCATAACAAAAAGCTGAGAAAATCCATAAAGATCATCTTTATTGTCGTGACAGCCTTTGTCTTCTCCTGGCTACCCTTTAATACTTTCAAGCTCCTTGCCATTATTTCTGGATTGCAGCCAAAACTCCATTTTTCTTCAGCTCTTCTCCAGCGGGGCATGGAGGTGAGTGGGCCGTTGGCATTTGCCAACAGTTGTGTCAACCCTGTCATTTACTACGTGTTTGACAGCTACATCCGCAGGGCTGTTGTTCGCTGCCTGTGCCCTTGCCTGAAGAACTATGACTTTGGGAGCAGCACTGAGACATCAGATAGTCACCTCACTAAGGCTCTTTCCAACTTAATTCACACAGAGGACTTTGTTAGAAGGAGGAAGAGGTCTGTGTCACTCTAA
- the Gpr15 gene encoding G-protein coupled receptor 15 isoform X1 has protein sequence MDPEATSVYLDYYYATSPNSDGKETHSHIPYTSVFLPIFYTAVFLTGVLGNLILIGALYFKRGSRRLIDIFIINLAASDFIFLVTLPLWVDKEASLGLWRTGSFLCKGSSYMISVNMHCSVFLLTCMSVDRYLAIMCPAISRKFRRRDCAYGVCTCVWLVSCLLGLPTVLSRELTLIDGKPYCAEKRATSEKLTWALVALIFTFFVPLLSIVTCYCCITRKLCVHYQQSGKHNKKLRKSIKIIFIVVTAFVFSWLPFNTFKLLAIISGLQPKLHFSSALLQRGMEVSGPLAFANSCVNPVIYYVFDSYIRRAVVRCLCPCLKNYDFGSSTETSDSHLTKALSNLIHTEDFVRRRKRSVSL, from the coding sequence ATGGACCCAGAAGCAACCTCGGTTTATTTGGATTATTACTATGCTACCAGTCCAAACTCTGATGGCAAGGAGACCCACTCCCACATTCCTTACACATCTGTCTTCCTTCCCATCTTTTACACAGCTGTGTTCCTGACTGGAGTATTGGGGAACCTCATCCTGATTGGTGCATTGTATTTCAAACGTGGCAGCCGACGATTAATTGACATCTTTATCATCAACCTGGCTGCCTCTGACTTCATTTTCCTTGTCACATTGCCTCTCTGGGTGGATAAGGAAGCATCTCTAGGACTGTGGAGGACAGGCTCCTTCCTGTGCAAAGGAAGCTCCTACATGATCTCAGTCAACATGCACTGCAGTGTCTTCTTGCTCACTTGTATGAGTGTTGACCGGTACCTGGCCATCATGTGTCCAGCCATATCCAGGAAATTCAGAAGAAGAGACTGTGCATATGGAGTCTGTACCTGTGTCTGGCTTGTCTCCTGCCTTCTGGGGTTACCGACTGTTTTGTCCAGGGAGCTCACATTGATTGATGGTAAGCCATACTGTGCTGAGAAGAGGGCTACTTCAGAAAAATTGACATGGGCCCTGGTAGCCttaatattcactttttttgTCCCCTTGCTGAGCATTGTGACCTGCTACTGTTGCATCACAAGAAAGCTGTGTGTCCATTACCAGCAATCAGGAAAGCATAACAAAAAGCTGAGAAAATCCATAAAGATCATCTTTATTGTCGTGACAGCCTTTGTCTTCTCCTGGCTACCCTTTAATACTTTCAAGCTCCTTGCCATTATTTCTGGATTGCAGCCAAAACTCCATTTTTCTTCAGCTCTTCTCCAGCGGGGCATGGAGGTGAGTGGGCCGTTGGCATTTGCCAACAGTTGTGTCAACCCTGTCATTTACTACGTGTTTGACAGCTACATCCGCAGGGCTGTTGTTCGCTGCCTGTGCCCTTGCCTGAAGAACTATGACTTTGGGAGCAGCACTGAGACATCAGATAGTCACCTCACTAAGGCTCTTTCCAACTTAATTCACACAGAGGACTTTGTTAGAAGGAGGAAGAGGTCTGTGTCACTCTAA
- the Cldnd1 gene encoding claudin domain-containing protein 1 isoform X2, translating into MGESFDVVTKCMSFTLNEQFMEKFVDPGNHNSGIDLLRTYLWRCQFLLPFVSLGLMCFGALIGLCACICRSLYPTIATGILHLLAGLCTLGTVSCFVAGIKLLHQKLEPPENVSGEFGWSFCLACVSAPLQFMASALFIWAAHTNRKEYTLMKAYRVA; encoded by the exons ATGGGCG AGTCATTTGATGTGGTGACAAAATGCATGAGTTTCACATTAAATGAGCAGTTCATGGAGAAATTTGTTGATCCTGGAAACCACAATAGTGGAATTGATCTACTTCGGACCT ATCTTTGGCGGTGTCAGTTCCTTTTACCTTTTGTTAGTTTAGGTTTGATGTGCTTTGGGGCTTTGATTGGACTTTGTGCTTGTATATGCCGAAGCTTGTATCCCACAATTGCCACAGGCATTCTCCATCTCCTTGCAG GTTTGTGTACACTGGGCACAGTAAGTTGTTTCGTTGCTGGAATTAAACTACTCCACCAGAAACTAGAGCCGCCTGAGAATGTGTCTGGTGAATTTGGATGGTCATTCTGCCTGGCTTGCGTTTCTGCTCCTTTACAGTTCATGGCTTCTGCTCTGTTCATCTGGGCTGCTCACACCAACCGGAAAGAGTACACCTTAATGAAGGCATATCGCGTGGCATGA
- the Cldnd1 gene encoding claudin domain-containing protein 1 isoform X1, with protein MDNRFATAFVIACVLSLISTIYMAASIGTDFWYEYRSPVQENSSDLNKSLWEDFINDEADEKTYNDALFRYSGTVGLWRRCITVPKNTHWYAPPERTESFDVVTKCMSFTLNEQFMEKFVDPGNHNSGIDLLRTYLWRCQFLLPFVSLGLMCFGALIGLCACICRSLYPTIATGILHLLAGLCTLGTVSCFVAGIKLLHQKLEPPENVSGEFGWSFCLACVSAPLQFMASALFIWAAHTNRKEYTLMKAYRVA; from the exons ATGGATAACCGTTTTGCTACAGCGTTTGTAATTGCTTGTGTGCTTAGCCTCATTTCCACCATCTACATGGCAGCCTCAATTGGCACGGACTTTTGGTATGAATATCGAAGTCCAGTTCAAGAAAATTCAAGTGATTTGAATAAAAGCCTCTGGGAAGACTTCATTAATGATGAGGCAGATGAAAAGACTTATAATGATGCGCTTTTCCGATATAGTGGCACAGTAGGATTATGGAGACGGTGTATCACTGTacccaaaaacacacattggtaTGCTCCACCAGAAAGGACAG AGTCATTTGATGTGGTGACAAAATGCATGAGTTTCACATTAAATGAGCAGTTCATGGAGAAATTTGTTGATCCTGGAAACCACAATAGTGGAATTGATCTACTTCGGACCT ATCTTTGGCGGTGTCAGTTCCTTTTACCTTTTGTTAGTTTAGGTTTGATGTGCTTTGGGGCTTTGATTGGACTTTGTGCTTGTATATGCCGAAGCTTGTATCCCACAATTGCCACAGGCATTCTCCATCTCCTTGCAG GTTTGTGTACACTGGGCACAGTAAGTTGTTTCGTTGCTGGAATTAAACTACTCCACCAGAAACTAGAGCCGCCTGAGAATGTGTCTGGTGAATTTGGATGGTCATTCTGCCTGGCTTGCGTTTCTGCTCCTTTACAGTTCATGGCTTCTGCTCTGTTCATCTGGGCTGCTCACACCAACCGGAAAGAGTACACCTTAATGAAGGCATATCGCGTGGCATGA
- the LOC114099049 gene encoding olfactory receptor 5K1 — protein MIKENHTIKNEFVLTGFTDHPDLKALLFVMFLTIYLITMVGNLGLVALIFKQRQLHTPMYIFLGNLALVDSCCACAITPKMLENFFSEDRRISLHECIIQFYILCTVETADCFLLAAMAYDRYVAICSPLQYHTMMSKKLCVQMTTGAFIAGNLHSMIHVGLLFRLAFCGSHQINHFYCDILPLYRLSCVDPYVNELVLFVFAGSIEVFTIGSVLVSYVYIVFTIFKMKSKEGRVKAFSTCASHFLSVSLFYGSIFFMYIRPNLLEEGDKDIPAGVLFTIIVPVLNPFIYSLRNTEVISVLRKILKKK, from the coding sequence ATGATTAAAGAAAATCACACCATAAAAAATGAGTTTGTCCTCACAGGATTTACAGATCACCCAGACCTGAAGGCCCTTCTATTTGTGATGTTCTTGACCATCTATCTGATCACCATGGTGGGGAATCTAGGGTTGGTGGCCTTGATTTTTAAACAGCGTCAACTTCACACACCAATGTACATCTTTCTGGGCAACCTGGCTCTTGTGGATTCCTGTTGTGCCTGTGCTATCACTCCTAAGATGTTAGAGAACTTCTTTTCTGAGGACAGAAGGATCTCCCTTCATGAATgtattatacaattttatattctttgcaCTGTGGAAACTGCAGACTGCTTTCTTCTGGCAgcaatggcctatgaccgctatgtggccatatGCAGTCCTCTGCAGTATCACACCATGATGTCAAAGAAACTCTGTGTTCAGATGACCACAGGAGCCTTCATAGCTGGAAACCTGCACTCCATGATTCATGTAGGTCTACTCTTTAGGTTAGCTTTCTGTGGGTCTCATCAAATCAACCACTTTTACTGTGATATTCTTCCTTTGTACAGACTCTCCTGTGTTGACCCATATGTCAATGAACTTGTGCTCTTTGTCTTTGCAGGTTCTATTGAAGTCTTCACTATAGGTAGTGTCTTAGTTTCTTATGTGTACATTGtttttacaattttcaaaatgaaatctaAAGAAGGAAGGGTTAAAGCCTTTTCCACCTGTGCCTCACATTTTTTGTCAGTTTCATTATTCTATGGATCTATTTTCTTCATGTATATTAGACCAAATTTACTTGAAGAAGGAGATAAAGATATTCCTGCTGGTGTCTTGTTTACAATAATAGTTCCTGTATTAAATCCTTTCATTTATAGCCTGAGAAATACAGAAGTAATAAGTGTCTTGagaaaaattctgaagaaaaagtAA